Part of the Virgibacillus natechei genome is shown below.
CCGTTGCATTATTTATTAAGAAAATATTAGAAAAACGGGTGTCTCTACTGTAACGAAGCAATTATTAGACACCCGTTACTTATAGAACAATACACTATTAGATTTATAATGTTGCCTTACAATCCTATCAAATCCTGTATTTCCTCAATTTACTATATAGCGTAACCCTGGAAATGCCTAACTGATTAGCGGCTGCTGTTTTGTTTCCATTATGTTGCTCCAGCGCCTCTTCAATTCGCTTTTTCTCCATCGCTTCCTTTTCCTGGACTAAAGAATGATTGTTGGCTGTCTCTGCTAGATTACTAGGAGCAGAACTACTATGGAAAAAACTTAATAGATCCTGCTTTTTGATCACGGATTCTTCCGATAGGATAATTACGCGTTCGATCAGATTTCGTAGTTCTCGGACATTACCTGGCCACTGATATTGGAAAAGGGCTTCAACCGCGTCTTTCTCAAGTGTTGGCATAGGCACTTCATATTGGACGGAGAATTGTTTAAGAAATAATTTTGCCAATTCTGGAACGTCGTTGAGTCGCTGTCTTAATGGAGGCATAGTTAGTTGAATAACGTTTAGCCGATAAAATAAATCGGAACGGAATTGTTTCTCAACCATTTGCTGCTCCAGATTCTGATTCGTTGCTGCTATAAAGCGGACATTTATCGGTTTTCCAGAAGAGCTACCGACTTTATAAATAATGGATTCCTGTAGCACGCGAAGAAGCTTTACCTGCATATCCAGTGGCAGTTCCGCGACTTCATCGAGGAATAGGGTGCCGCCATTTGCCATCTCAATTTTCCCTGTTTTTCCTTTTCTCTCTGCACCTGTAAATGCACCACCTTCATAGCCAAACAATTCACTTTCAAATAAGGCTTCTGGTATGGCTCCACAGTTAACAGGGATGAAAGGACCTTCTTTGCGTGGGCTTGCCTCGTGAATCGCCCTTGCTACTATTTCTTTTCCTGTTCCACTCTCACCAAGAACCAGTGTTGTGGCGTCTGTTTTAGCAGCTTTACGTGCTAGTTGAATCGTTTGCTGTAACGGAAGGCTGTTTCCTTTTAGTCTTGAAAAAGGGTTTTCTTCTGTGTCCGTATAAACTTTTTGTCTTAATTCATTTAATTCCGTAGATGTAGTTAACAAGTTGTCGTTTAATTTTACAATTTGTGTAATATCCCGTTCTACGGATATGGATCCGATTAATTCGTTATTAGTTGTGAATATAGGGGAAGCATTGACGACTACATGTTTATCTTTGCGTGGGCGATGATAGGTACCTTGAACAGGTTTCTTCGTGTCAAGCACTTTTAAAACCATTAAATCATCGTCATGGAAAAAATTTGTTATCTGCTCCTGTATAATGTCAGACTCCTTAATGTTATAGGTTTGAACAGCAGCTTCATTCCAAAATATTACTTCTTTATGTTGATTAATAATGGTTATTGCATCATCCTCCATTGATAGAACAGCATCTAGATAATTGCTTGCATTCTTCATTAAGATCCCCCCATCAAAATTTCAAAGTGTAAACATAATTGTAAGCCATATTTACAGTGTTGTAAATATAGTTAACACATAATCCAGAATGTATCTTATAGATGAAATGATTAAAGGAACCTTGAATCGTTGCGCTGTTAACAATCGAATGATATAAAGTCAGAAGAAGATGAATTGGCATGGAATTTGCATAATAAATATAGAAGAGATTATTTTGAAAGCGTTTAATAATTTTTTAGTCAGCATACGTGCAGGCTTTTATACTCGCCATTAAAGGCTTGGAATAGGCAGTTTCTAGTAATCTCTTTTATGTGTAACGTGATAAACAAATTCAAGGAGGTTTTTATATTGGTTTTACCATTTATACATGAACCATTTACTGATTTTAAGGATGAAACGAATCAAAAAGAATTTGAGGCGGCACTCAAGAAAGTGAAAAGTGAGTTAGGCAAAGACTATCCATTGGTTATTAATGGTGAAAAAATTTACACGGATGATAAGTTGGTATCTGTTAACCCTTCAAATAAAAATCAAGTAGTTGGAAGCGTTTCTAAAGCAACAACGCAACATGTGGATCAGGCTATGAAAGCGGCAAATGAGGCACTTAAAACATGGAGAACATGGACACCTGAAGAACGCGCTGAAGTCCTATATAGAGCGGCAGCCATTGTTCGTCGCAGGAAGCATGAGTTTTCTGCATGGTTAGTGTATGATGCAGGCAAACCTTGGGATCAGGCTGATGGAGATACAGCTGAAGGTATCGATTTCATGGAATATTACGCTCGTGAAATGGTTGAACTAGGCAAAGGAAAAGAAATTAATGATCGTGTAGGTGAAAATAATACGTATTTCTATCAACCAATGGGACCAGGTGTAACGATTCCACCATGGAACTTTGCGTTTGCTATTGTATGTGGAACTACAGTTGCACCAATAGTTGCAGGTAATCCAGTATTACTAAAACCGTCTGAAAATACGCCAGTAATTGCTTATAAACTAGTGGAGGCACTAGAAGAAGCTGGTCTGCCAAAAGGTGTTCTAAGTTTTGTGCCAGGTGACCCTAAAGAAATCGGTGATTACCTTGTTGATCATCCGCAAACTCATTTTGTGAACTTTACTGGTTCGCGTGCAACAGGTGTCCGAATTATGGAACGCGCTGCGAAAGTACAGGAAGGCCAGAATTTCCTGAAACGTGTAGTCGCTGAAATGGGTGGTAAAGATACGATCATTGTTGATAATGATGCAGATCTTGATTTAGCTGCGGATTCAATCGTGAATTCTGCTTTTGGTTTCTCTGGTCAGAAATGTTCTGCTTGTTCAAGAGCCATTATTCATAAAGATGTTTATGATGAAGTGTTGGAGAAATCTATTGAACTAACGAAAGCATTAACAGTGGGCAATACAAGTGAAGATAATGTGTACATGGGGCCTGTTGTTAATCAAAAACAATTAGAAAAAATCCGAGATTATATTGAAGTAGGTAAGGATGAGGGAGTGCTTGCCTACGGAGGAGAAACGGATGATTCGGAAGGATATTTTGTGCATCCGACAATCTTTAAAGACTTAGATCCAAAAGCAAGAATCATGCAGGAAGAGATTTTTGGCCCAGTAGTTGGATTTACCAAAGCAGAAAACTTTGATGAGTTACTTGATATTGCGAATAATACAGAATATGGATTAACTGGTGCTGTTATTTCGAATAACCGTTCACATTTAAATCGTGCTCGTTATGAATTTCATGTTGGTAATCTTTATTTCAATCGTGGATGCACGGCAGCAATTGTTGGTTATCAGCCGTTTGGTGGATTCAAAATGTCTGGTACGGACTCAAAAGCAGGCGGGCCGGATTACTTGCAACATTTCCTAGAAGCTAAAACAGTAACAGAAAAATTTTAATAAAATGATATAGAACTCGTTGTGGCATCAGAATTCCTGTTGCCGCAACTCTTTATCTAGACTTCATGTTCATGGAAAAGATGTTTAGGTATCCATGAAGGAGAAATTTCCTTTAAACATCTAAAAGGAGATGCTGAGATGTCCAATCTAACAAGAGATTTTTTCATAGGTTTGTCCAATAATGAATATTTAAATAAAACTGCAAAAAAATGGGGATTCCGACTGGGCGCAGACAAGTTTGTTGCTGGTACTAATATTGAAAGCGTTACAAATATTGTTAAAGAGCTGAACAGCCATGGTATCACTTGCACACTCGATCGCTTGGGAGAATTTGTATCCGAACGAGAAGAGGCTACTGAAGCGAAAGAGGGATGCATCAATCTCTTAGAAAAAATAAAATCAGAAAATTTAAATTGTCATGTGTCGATAAAGTTAACCCAATTAGGATTAGATATTGACGAGAATTTTTGCGTGAACAATATGCAAGAAATTTTGCAGGTTGCGAATGCATACAATATATTTATTAATATTGATATGGAGGACTATGCGCGTTATGAACAAACCTTCGATGTCCTTCATATTTTAAGAAAAGAATATGATAATATTGGCACGGTGATACAGTCCTATCTTCATCGCACAGAATCAGATTTGGATCAATTACAGGATGTACGACTTAGATTGGTGAAGGGGGCTTATAAAGAAAGCGAAAAAGTTGCTTATCAAGATAAAAAGAAGATCGACCGTAATTTCATCCAGTTGGCTAAAACAAGGCTACTTGGGCGAACTTTCACCTCGATTGCAACGCATGATCACCATTTAATTGAGGAATTAATAGATTTTATCCGTGCCAACAATATTGATCAAGAGATGTTCGAATTTCAGATGCTCTATGGCTTTAGAAATGATATGCAATATAGTTTGGCAGAGGAAGGCTACAATTTCTGTACGTATATACCATTTGGCATAGACTGGTTTGGGTATTTTATGCGCCGAATGGCAGAGCGTCCGCAAAACATTAATTTGGTTATGAAGGACACACTTTATACGAAAGATAACAAGCTGAAGAAAAAGCCGGTTATAGCTGGTGGAGTTGCTGCTATCTTGTTCGTGTTGTTGTTATGGAAAAGGAAAAAGAATAAATGAGAAAATGAGAGGATTGAATGTTAGCAAAGAATAACCCTAGGTGTGCTCTCGGGCAAAACCTAGGGTTAAACTATATATATACATAGATCGCAATAGGTTGCTTTACATTTATAGCACCTATACACGATTGTTGGTATTTCTAGGTCTGGTATTAGGATATATTTGGCATATTGGGAACGTCGGTAAACTTTTAACTGGTAAAATATCATACTCTAAAATGTGTAAAGTATAAGGAAAGTATTCCATTAATCTGTTATCATGGATAGTGATAATGAATAGAATTATAGGGGGTTAACTTTTGGATGATAAAGGAAACATGAGTCAGCAACAAATAGAAAAATTTAAAAAGCTCGGTAGTCGTTTCGGCATTATTGTTGGGATACTGATCTTTCTTCTCGTAGTCGGAGTTATTGGGTTTCAATGGATTGTCGATTATATATGGATGGATTCGCTTGATTTCGGTAACGTGTATACTACCATTTTAGGCAGTAAAGTAATGCTTGGAGTAGTTGGTTTTATCTTATTTTCGGTAGTTACTTATTTCACGCTATTTTGGATAAGAAGGTCCTATACGAAACATTTTGATTCGCATCAACTGCCACCTATTATTCTGAAACGGAAAATAATGAATGCTTTGCTTTTGGGAGTTGCGATTATTGCCGGAGCACTTGGAAGTTTAATTGTGCAAGGAGTTGGCTGGGAACCTGCCTTGAAACTTTTAAACTATGCTTCATTTGGACAAACAGATCCGTATTTTAATATGGATATATCATTCTATATGTTTGTACTTCCATTCTTAGAGTTTATTGTATATCTATTACTAGGTTTGGGAATCTTTTTCCTCATTGTGGAAGTTGGAGCGTATTCCGTTTTTAATATGTACAGAATGAGTCGTTCAGCTCAACTGCATATGGGAATAACGCTAGGTATCATTGGGGTACTTTTGGCTTTTAATCACTTACTTGAGCCATATGGAACATTGTTGACGAATCAGGTAAACGTTTTTCAGCAGAGTGTCGTGCACGGATTAAGTTACACGGATAATTTAATTAACATACCAAGTTCTTATATATTGGCAGGAGTTGCAATTATCGGTACTGTTTGGGTGATTGTTGCTTTAGTAAGAGGGAAGCTTAATTCGATGCTAATTCCAATTGTGGCGTATGTCGTATTAGTAATTGCGGGGCAACTCGTATCTGCTGGTGTTCAGAATTTTGTCGTCTCACCAAATGAATTTTCCCAGGAAGAACAATATTTGGAGCATAACCTTAACTTTACGCAGGCTGCTTATGATCTAGATAATATAGAAGAAAGAGAAAATCCAGGGAATGATTCGTTGGATGAGGAAATGATAGAACGCAATGAATTGACGATGGATAATGTGCGGGTTAATGATTCTAGGCCGCTGCTTGATGTATATAATCAATTGCAGACATTCCGTACGTATTATCAGTTTAATGATGTTGATATTGATCGGTATGAAATTGATGGTGAATATGAACAAGTCTTTATCGGTGCAAGAGAATTAAGTACGGAAGATTTACCTGAACAAGCACAGACATGGTTGAATCAAACGTTGAGATACACGCATGGATACGGGGTTACAATGAGCCATGTTAATGAGATAACGTCACAAGGTCAACCGGAATATATGCTGCAAAACGTTCCACCAGAAGGGGACCTGGATATAACTCGTCCACAGATTTACTTTGGGGAAGAGGATTATGGAAATGTAATTGTTAATAGTGAAGTCGATGAATTCGATTATCCTTCAGGTGACGAAAACATGACCAGTCGCTACGAAGAAGAAGCGGGAATCCAGCTAAATGGAATGAATAGACTGCTGTTTTCATTGAATGAGGGTTCTTTCCGTATGTTAGTTTCCGATCAGGTGACTGGAGATAGCCAGTTTCTTGCAACAAGGAATATTATGGATCGTGTCAATCGAATTGCACCGTTTTTCGAATATGATCAAGACCCGTATATCTTTGTCAGAGATGACGGAAGTCTTGCCTGGATGCTCGATGCTTATTTAACGGCAGAAAGCTATCCGTATTCGGAGGGTTATGACGGCAATAATAATTACATTAGAAATTCAGTTAAAGTAACGATTGATGCATATACCGGTGAGGTCGATTTCTATATAGCGAATCCGGATGACCCACTATTACAAACATATCACAATATGTTCCCGGAACTTTTTACAGAGGAAATTCCACAGGATGTACAGGCCCACTTCCGTTATCCTGAGAGACTCTTTACCATTCAGGCCTCGATGTACGGGACTTATCATATGTCTGATCTAGAAGTATTCTATAATCGAGAAGATGTCTGGGAGTTCCCGACAGAGCTATACTTTGATGAAGATATTGAGATGGAGCCGTATTATGTTACGATGGAACTGCCTGAGTATGAGGAGGAAGAATTTATTCTGATGATGCCATTCACACCTCGAAACCGTCAGAATATGATTGCCTGGATGGGCGTGCGTAATGACGGGGAACATTATGGTGAAAAGTTTGTATATAATTTCCCTAAACAGAAAAACGTATATGGTCCACAGCAAATTGAAAATCGTATTAATCAAGATAGTAGGATTTCTCAAGAGTTGAACCTCTGGGCACAAGGTGGTTCAGAAGTTATACGTGGAAACTTGCTTGCTCTTCCGATTGAGGACACGGTCATGTATGTAGAGCCAATCTATATTGAGTCTTCCAATGAAACCTCACTGCCTGAAGTGAAACAGGTTGTCCTTGCTTATGAGGATCACATTGTCATGGAAGAAACATTTGATCAGTCTTTAGAACAAATGCTGACACTCATTGATCCTGAAACCGAGGTTGATGAGGATCAAATAGATGAGGAAATCGAAGAATCAGAAGAGCCGACAGGGCCATCTATAGAATTAGAAGAGGAATTAGAAGAGTTTTCAGGTCTGTTTAATGATTATCAAAATGCACTATCTGAAGGAAATTGGAATGAAGCTGCAGAAATTATGACAGAGCTTGAAACCAAAATAAATGAATCAGAATAATTATTTCATAAAGAAGAAGTGCTCCATTAAATTGGAGTACTTCTTTTTTGCTTTTCAGATAGGATAGAAAATAGCCCTACTTTTCAAGTTCTATTTCAATATCAATCTCTTCTCCTATATCTTCCCAGTCCTCATTGGATGCACCACTGAAAATCAAACGAATCGATTCAATATCTTCTGCTTTGGAATTTTCTAGAATATAAAAGGACGATCCAGATTTCGTGACCGGACCGATGAATTCACCATCAATATGCTCGCTAAAGAACATATCAGGTTCTAATTGCTCACCGGTATTCGTAGTCAAAGTAGCTTGTGATGCATAAAATATAGTATCCTCTTCCCTTGTATTTTCAACTTCCATGTCTACTTGGATATATTCCAGTTCCTCTGTGATCTATGAATCTTTGTATGTATATGCTTGCTTTCTTTTATTAAGTGTGCCTATACTAGTATTTAGAAACTGAATATATAAGTAATTCGACTAGGGGAGCATCTAAATGCTGAGAGATTAATTCGACCCTTTGAACCTGATCTAGATAACACTAGCGTAGGGAAGTGGAACTGGCAATTTTTTGGTGAATATTACTGTTGCTAAACCCATTCCTATTATACTAGTGATGGGTTTTTTGTTATATTTGCTCTCTTACTCAAAAGAGGTGAGACCATTCTAAATCGATTCTTTAAAGCAGTCTAATTATAAACACGTTCTCAATAGAAAGGGGAATATATGATGAGCAACTTATTTACGGATCAATTGTGGAAAAGAGTAGAACCAATTTGGAATTCTTACTTGGAACATCCTTTTGTTAAAGGTATTGGTGAAGGATGGTTAGATCACGATAAATTTAAGCATTGGTTGAAACAGGACTATGTCTACTTGATCGAGTACTCCCGTTTATTTGCCTTAGGAAGTGCCAAAGCGGACGATTTAAAAACAATGACAGCATTTGCGAAGCTTCTGTATGGTACGCTGGATATGGAAATGGAATTGCATCGTGAATATGCTAGTAAATTTGGTATTTCAAATGATGAGCTTGAAGCAACTAGGCTGGGATCTACTACAACGGCGTATACCAGTTATATGTTGAATGTATCTCAGCGTGGTGGAGTTGAAAATGTTGTGGCATCCGTACTTGCGTGTGCATGGAGTTATAACTTTATAGGAAAGGAACTTGCAAAATGGCCAGGAGCATTAGATCATGAATTTTTTGGTCGTTGGGTGAAAATGTATTCTTCTGATGAATTCACAAAAATAGCCGAGGATTGTAAGCATCTGATAAATGAAATAACGAAAGGTAAACCGGAACGTGAATTAGCTATGTTAGAAGATATTGTGGTCAAAACAAGTTTATTTGAATATATGTTCTGGGATATGGCAGAAAGTAAAGAGGATTGGCCAATTAATTTATAAGAGGATGTTCAAAAAGTCCGGTAAAAATGACACATCGAATTTCTTCGTTGGCTTGCTTTTCCGTTGTTCACGTATTAATTGCATACGTTCCACTACTCAAAGCTACGCCGCCTTGAACTTCTCGGTCCTTTTTATCCTCCTTTTTGAACACGCATTATAAGTAAAAGTAAATCTAAACGTCTCAAAATATCCTTTCGTAAAAACATAAAACCTACTTGACTTATCGGAATAATTAATATAGAGTGTATATTATAACTTAATAATCTTATCAAGAGAAGCTGAGGGAGATGGCCCTATGACGCTTCAGCAACCTCTGACATTGTCAGGAAGGTGCTAATTCCACCAGGAGAAATCCTTGGGAGATAAGAGCGGATAAATTAACAATCAAAAGCCCTCTTTTCTCAAAAAAAGAAAAGGGGGTTTTTTAAGTTTTCAGCTCATTAAAGACAGGATAATCTTATAGAAAATAAAACAAGAAAGGATGATCACCATGGGTGAAATTGTTGTATTATCGGGAAGTCCTTCAGAATTTTCCCGTTCCGATCATGTGCTTAAATATTTAGGAACCTTACTTAAACAGGAGAATTTTTCAGTGACACATATTTCGATCAAGGATGTGCCACAAGAAGATTTATTTTTAGGAAAGTTTGACAGCCCTGTTATTCAAGATATAGCCACGTCAATCCAAAATGCTAGAGGAGTCATCGTGGGAACGCCAGTATACAAGGGAGCTTATTCAGGCGTCCTTAAAGCATTACTGGATATTCTGCCGGAAGATGTGCTCAAGCACACACCAGTGTTGCCACTAATGACAGGTGGAAGTCCCTCTCATTTACTGGCAATTGAGTATACATTGAAACCAGTATTAGCGACATTAAAGGGGCAGAACTTGAAAGGGCTCTATTTACTTGATAGTCAAATTGATAAATATAAGGAACATCCTATTGTTGATGAGGAAATCTTACAGCGAACGAAAAAGCAACTTTTTTATCTTATCGAATTAGTAAATAATCAAGCTAGTCTTGTTTCGATTTCGAAGTAACAATCGAAAAATTAAAGGAGGCATATAGATGGTAAAAAAGAGAATTTACCTGAATGCATTTGATATGAATACGCCTGGACATCAGTCACCTGGGTTATGGACCCACCCAGATGATGAGTCTTATCGTTATAAGGATAGTGATTACTGGATAGAACTGGCTAAAATTTTAGAAAAAGGTCGGTTTGATGCGATTTTTCTTGCGGATGTGTTGGGAACGTATGATGTGTATAACGGATCAAGGGATGCAGCTGTTAGTCAAGGGGCACAGGCTCCGGTCAATGATCCGTCACTCGTTGTTCCATTAATGGCAGCAGTAACGAAGCACCTTGGCTTTGGTGTGACAGCTTCTGTCACGCATGAGCACCCCTATACATTTGCTCGTCGTATAACGACATTGGATCATTTAACAAAGGGGCGTACCGGGTGGAACATTGTTACTTCTTATTTAAAAAGTGCAGCAATCAATATGGGATTTGCGGATCAAGTTAAACATGATGAGCGATATGATATAGCTGCAGAATATTTAGAGGTTGTCTATAAGCTTTGGGAAGAAAGCTGGGAACACGATGCTGTTAAGGTGGATAAAGAAAAGGGTATTTATTCAGATCCTGACAAGGTTCATGATATCAACCACGATGGAAAATACTTTAAAGTTCCAGGTGCACACTTAAGCGAGCCCTCTCCACAGCGCACACCTGTTATTTATCAAGCAGGGGCATCTGCGAAAGGTCGTGCATTTGCAGCTAAAAATGCGGAATGTGTGTTCATCGGTGCACCAACGATTTCCGCAACGAAAGATACGGTTGATAAATTGCATGCTGATATCGAGAAAGCTGGAAGATCACCAGAAGAAGTGAAAATCCTTACGATGTTCACACCAATAGTCGGACAAACGGAAGAAGAAGCGAACCGTAAATTTAATGATTATAAAAATCACATCAGCCAGGAAGGGGCATTTGCCCTATTTGGTGGATGGACCGGTATTGATCTATCCGAATACGACAAGGAAGAAAATTTACGCTATGTAGAGAGTGATGCGATTCAGTCTGCAGTAGAAAATCTCACGAAAATAGATCCTGATAAACCATCAACCGCAGAAGACATTAAAGATTTTGTAGGGATTGGCGGAATGGGTCCTTATACCGTTGGGTCACCAGAACAAGTAGCTGATACGATGGAATCGTGGGTTAATGAAGCTGGAGTTGATGGTTTTAATATTGCATATGCAGTGACTCCAGGAACCTTTAAGGACTTTGTTGAATATGTAGTACCAATTCTTCAGGATAGAGGATTGGTTCAAAAAGAATATGAAGGAACAACACTAAGAGATAGTTTATTTAGTCAAGGAGATCAATTGCCGGCACATCACCCTGGAAAAAATACGAAAGGCGTGCTGGTAACCTAATATTTTCTAAAAAACACGAACACGAAAGGAAAAGGACCTGTACCACATAATCAGTGGGCAGGTTCTTTTTTATCTTCTAAGCGTGGAGATTTGACATCGAACCAATAAAACCGGTACACTGTATTCAACAAAGTTGAATACAGATATATTGAGTTGAATAAGAATAGGTTTATAGAAGTGTAGATGCAATGTTATTATTTGATTTTTATTGTAAGCGCATTCTCATTGTCTATGGAAGAAGTTACAGATTCATGTTGATGAATGGATTCACAAGTAACAGAGGAGGAGTAAGTATGAGAAATTGGCCAGATTTTGTTGAGATAAAAGAAGTGTCACCTCGTGATGGCTTGCAGAATGAAAAAGGTTGGATTTCTACTGATGATAAGGTTGCTTGGATTAATATACTTTCAGATTCAGGTGTAAAGGAGATTGAATACTCGTCGTTTGTGCATCCAAAATGGATACCTAATCTGTCCGATGCACGGGAAGTTGGAAAGCAGATCAAAAGGAATCCGAATGTTTTCTATTCAGCACTTGTACCAAATATGAAAGGGCTTGAACATGCTTTGGAAGCTGGTATAGATGGCGCTTCGGTGTTCATGTCTGCTAGTGAGACGCATAATAAGAAAAACATTAATAAATCAATAGCAGAAACGTTTCCTGTGCTCCAGGAAGTTATTCAAGAGGCGAAACAAGAGAGAAAACGTGTAACGGGATATGTTTCAACCGTATTTGATTGTCCGTTTGAAGGGAAGGTTACACCAGCACAAGTCATCCGTGTTTGTGATCAATTGTTTGCGTATGGCGTTGACGATATATCGCTTGGTGATACAATCGGTTCCGCCGTACCTTCACAAGTGGATCAGTTGCTTGAAGCGGTCTTATCCCGCTATCCGAAAGAAAAAATCATTATGCATTTTCATGACACAAGGGGAATGGCTATTGCTAATATCCTGAGATGCTTGCAATATGGTATAACGCGATTTGATAGTTCCGTTGGAGGTTTGGGTGGTTGTCCTTATGCACCGGGAGCAGCAGGCAATGTAGCAACGAATGATGTATTATACCTTCTTCATGGTTTAGACGTGAAAACCGGCATTCGGGAACTTAAAATACAAGAGGCTGCCTTGTTTATCCAAAGTAAACTGGGAAAGGATCTGCCGAGTAAGGCTCTCGCCCATTATGTAAGTACAGCATAAGGCTATGACGCGTCCAAGGCGAGTGAGTGGGATCTTAGGTTGAGCGGCTGTACACCAGAGCAAGCAACTGCGCCACCAATCGAACGAATACTCCCGACATGCCGTTCAAGCCCATTTTTAGCGTATGGTTTTAAAGGTACTCTCCTTGACTGTCAAGTGGGACTATTCTATGATAAAAGACATATCCGACTTTTACGGTAAAGGAGAGAGTCCCAATAAATCTTGATAACATAGGAAAAAAAATAAAACAAATGCGATTAAGAAGTAAAAAAACACAACAGCAAATTGCCGATGAATGCGAGATCTCCAAAAGCCTATTATCCAAAATTGAAAATGGGCAAACCGCTTCAGCAATTGCCACTCTTTCAAAAATAAGTGAAGCTTTGCAGGTTCCTCTCTCATGGGTGTTAGATGATAAATTAGAGCAAGAGCTCGTGCTACTCCCGAAGGCGCACAGGCAATCTAAAGTTGGAGACGAGAATATGGGTTACTCCTATGAACTACTTGCAAATAGATCCCAATTTAATGGGGTTGAACCAACTATTGTTCATGTTACCCCAAAGGCTACGAATGACCGTCAAGAAACGTATACCCATTCCCAGGATGAGTTTATATTTATTATCGAAGGTTCTATTCACTTATATTATGATGGCAATCATCATTATATGGAAAAAGGTGATAGTGCTTATTTCCAAGGATCGAAAGCTCATTTATTTATCCCAGTAGACAATGATGGAGCAAAAGTATTAACATTATTTATCGATAGTCCATTATAAGTAAATCACTCAAGATTCAGTTTATCGAGAAGAAAGCAGCAAATCGCATAGGAAAGAGAGGGTACAAATCGTTGTCGATTCGTATCCTTTTTTATTGGTTATATTTGTTGTTTATAGCACTTTATCATGGTGAGAACTCCTGCTAATGAATGTGTTAAAACTCTATGATCCTGAATGTTCTGATAATAAGTGATATTTATGTTAAACTTAAAATTGAGATGGTGA
Proteins encoded:
- a CDS encoding hydroxymethylglutaryl-CoA lyase — its product is MRNWPDFVEIKEVSPRDGLQNEKGWISTDDKVAWINILSDSGVKEIEYSSFVHPKWIPNLSDAREVGKQIKRNPNVFYSALVPNMKGLEHALEAGIDGASVFMSASETHNKKNINKSIAETFPVLQEVIQEAKQERKRVTGYVSTVFDCPFEGKVTPAQVIRVCDQLFAYGVDDISLGDTIGSAVPSQVDQLLEAVLSRYPKEKIIMHFHDTRGMAIANILRCLQYGITRFDSSVGGLGGCPYAPGAAGNVATNDVLYLLHGLDVKTGIRELKIQEAALFIQSKLGKDLPSKALAHYVSTA
- a CDS encoding helix-turn-helix domain-containing protein, with product MGKKIKQMRLRSKKTQQQIADECEISKSLLSKIENGQTASAIATLSKISEALQVPLSWVLDDKLEQELVLLPKAHRQSKVGDENMGYSYELLANRSQFNGVEPTIVHVTPKATNDRQETYTHSQDEFIFIIEGSIHLYYDGNHHYMEKGDSAYFQGSKAHLFIPVDNDGAKVLTLFIDSPL
- the tenA gene encoding thiaminase II, which encodes MSNLFTDQLWKRVEPIWNSYLEHPFVKGIGEGWLDHDKFKHWLKQDYVYLIEYSRLFALGSAKADDLKTMTAFAKLLYGTLDMEMELHREYASKFGISNDELEATRLGSTTTAYTSYMLNVSQRGGVENVVASVLACAWSYNFIGKELAKWPGALDHEFFGRWVKMYSSDEFTKIAEDCKHLINEITKGKPERELAMLEDIVVKTSLFEYMFWDMAESKEDWPINL
- the ssuE gene encoding NADPH-dependent FMN reductase; this encodes MGEIVVLSGSPSEFSRSDHVLKYLGTLLKQENFSVTHISIKDVPQEDLFLGKFDSPVIQDIATSIQNARGVIVGTPVYKGAYSGVLKALLDILPEDVLKHTPVLPLMTGGSPSHLLAIEYTLKPVLATLKGQNLKGLYLLDSQIDKYKEHPIVDEEILQRTKKQLFYLIELVNNQASLVSISK
- a CDS encoding LLM class flavin-dependent oxidoreductase codes for the protein MVKKRIYLNAFDMNTPGHQSPGLWTHPDDESYRYKDSDYWIELAKILEKGRFDAIFLADVLGTYDVYNGSRDAAVSQGAQAPVNDPSLVVPLMAAVTKHLGFGVTASVTHEHPYTFARRITTLDHLTKGRTGWNIVTSYLKSAAINMGFADQVKHDERYDIAAEYLEVVYKLWEESWEHDAVKVDKEKGIYSDPDKVHDINHDGKYFKVPGAHLSEPSPQRTPVIYQAGASAKGRAFAAKNAECVFIGAPTISATKDTVDKLHADIEKAGRSPEEVKILTMFTPIVGQTEEEANRKFNDYKNHISQEGAFALFGGWTGIDLSEYDKEENLRYVESDAIQSAVENLTKIDPDKPSTAEDIKDFVGIGGMGPYTVGSPEQVADTMESWVNEAGVDGFNIAYAVTPGTFKDFVEYVVPILQDRGLVQKEYEGTTLRDSLFSQGDQLPAHHPGKNTKGVLVT